GCTCCAACTTCGCCTTCCATTTCTCCCAATCGGGCATCTCCCTTGTCTGCAAGGCAACAAATGCCGCGGTATGATCATGATGCACCAAGTGGCAAAGCTCGTGGACAATGACGTACTCGATACAAGGTTTGGGGGCTTTGATCAACTCGGGGTTGAGGATGATTTTGCCTTTGGGGGTGCAACTGCCCCAGCGCAGCGGCATGTTTTGGAGGTACAGCCCTGTCGGCGCGACCCCGTAGGCCGCAAACCTTTGTATCCACGGTTCAGCGATCTCCGCGAATTTGAGCTTGGCACGAAGGCGGTACCAATCCTGCACCAATTGCGCGGCTTTGGATTTGGATTTGCAGGTGACTTGCAGGTGCCCTCCGGCGTATTCGACGGCGTTGCGTTTGCCCTCGGTCACTTGCAGCCGCAGCTGCCGGCCCAGGTAAAGATGCGATTCGCCGGAGACGAATTGTTTGGGTGCCGTGCGGGGATGGAATCCCAAAAAGAACCGCTGCTGCTGCAAAATCCACGGTGCCCGCTTGCGGAGCTTTTCCTCAATCTTGTCCATCGCAGCCCCACGCGGCGCCGTCACGATCACCGCCATCTCGGGCGTCACCGCAATCCCCAACGTCCGCCGATCCGAATACCGCAAGCTATAGGCGATCGTCGCACTCCCGAATTGTAAAACAAGTTGCTGATTATCACTATTCACTTTTCACTGATCACTATTCCCTGTCCCCCGCCCCCGATTAACCGCAAAGTCGCAAAGAGCGCAAAGGTTCGCAAAGTCAAGCAAAGAAACGCAGGCAACTTTTCACTTTTCACTAATCTCTTTCTCCAATACCGGTGTTTTGCAATCTCCACACAGCGTTCCGCAAATCCATCAATCTCTTCATAACTCATCTTCACGCCGTAGGCGGTCCGCACCTGATCAATCAGGTATTCGCCGATTTCGAAGACCATGCGCTTTTGCACGTCGTCGTTGCGTTTCCAGTCCACCACGAGATGCGCCTGAATGATCTGATCGATCGCCAAGGCGAGTGCGACCATCGCCTTTTCCTTGATGCTTGCATCGGTGAACCGTCCCTCGAAACTGACCCCGAATTCCCGGAAAAAGGTTTGCGCCACGGCATGGTCGCGCAACGGGGGAGGAGTGTCATCGGTCTGACGGTCAAGCGCCTGCTGCTGAAATTCCTTCATCCGCTCCAGGTACTCCAATTCCGAGATGCGCTGCGCACGGTACTCGGCGATCGTCTGCCGGATCATCTCGCTCAGGCGCAGGTAATACGCCGGATCCATGTCCATGTTTTCGTTGATGTACTTGGTCGTGCGGCTCGCAATCGTCTCGGCCTTGGCCGCTGCGCCGGTCACTTTTTCGAGTTCCGTTTCGAAGGCCTTTTTGTCCGTGATGCTCACCAATTCCGTGAGTCGGATCACCTCGTCCGTCGAAACATGCTGATCGAGCAGCTTCTGCAATTGCCGCTCGTACTGCTGATAATTGGGTTTGTCGCTGTATTGATTCACCGCCGCATTCCGCAATTCGACGTAAAATTTCAGGTCCTTGGCATACACTTCCTTCTGTGGTTTGGGCGTGGTTTCCTCCCATTCCAACGAACAATGCGCCAATTTCAGGAGGCGGGCATAGCGGTTGAACTTCTCGTAAAACTCCATCCGCCTTGCCTCGTCTGCCAACAGCTGCAAATGCGCCGTGACATCCAGCGGATTCCGGAGAATCTTGAACAGCTCCTTCAGCTCCGCATGGGCGCTGCGCAGTTGTTGCCATTCCTGCGAAAGCTCGTTGAATGTGCCCTGCAAGTCTTCCTTGTTGTATTCGCCCTCGTAGGCATATTGCTGCATCGCGGCATACAATTCCTCGATCACCCCGTCATAATCCACGACAAAACCATAATCCTTGCCCGGCGCGACGCGGTTCACGCGCGCAATCGCCTGCAACAGCGTATGCCCGCGGAGCTTGCGGCAGAGGTACATCACGATGACCTTCGGCTCGTCAAATCCCGTGAGCAATTTGTCCACGACGATCAGCAATTCCGGATCATCCTGCGTCTTGAAACGCTGCCGAATGTCCGTTTCGATGGTTTTCTGATCGCGGCCGTAGCGGTCCACCACCTTTTTCCAATACGCCACCACCTTGTCGCTCGGCCCCGAATTGATGTCGTCGTTGCCTTCGCGGTCATCCACGGCCGACATCACAATCTCCGTCGTCACCTTGCCCACCAAGTCAAAGGCCTCCTTGTACAGAACCGCCGTATGCCGGTCCGGACAAACGACCATGCCCTTGAAACCTTCGCGTCCTCCTGTGCGGTTGCTGCCCCAGTTGCTGCTGTAATGCCGTGAAATGTCGCGCACAATCGCGTGGATGCGCTGTTCGGTCTTGTTGACCATGTCGGAGCGGCTGAATTTCTTCCGCATTTCCACCGAATCCACCTCGGGCGCATCTTCCATCACCTGATGAAAACCCCTGTCCAAGGCGCCCTGATTCACATCTTGCAGGGCATGACGGCCTTCATAGACAATCGGCACGACCGCCTTGTCTTCCACGGCTTGCATCACGGTATAGCTGTCGATGATGCCCCCGAAATGCTGGGCGGTATTTTTCTCGGCCTTGACCAAGGGCGTCCCCGTGAAGGCCAGAAAACAGGCATTGGGCAACACCTGCTGCATTTTGACGTTGAAGCTGCCGTATTGTGTGCGGTGTCCTTCGTCGATCAAAACAAAAATGTCGGGCGAAGTGAGCGGGGTCGAAAGCCGGTTGACCGCCGCCTCAAACTTGTTGATGACCGTCGTGACCACGGCATCGCCCGGACTTTGCAGCAATTCCACGAGTTCATTTCCCGTCTTGGCATTGCGCACAAATCCCTTGTCGATGCGCCCGAAGGTATCCGTAATCTGCTCGTCCAGCTCCACACGGTCGGTCACCAGCACAATCTTGGGGTTGCTCACCGTCTGTGCGATCAACTGCGCCAGCATCACCATCGTCAGGCTTTTGCCGCTGCCTTGCGTATGCCAGACCACCCCGCCCCGCCGCCGACCGCCATGCACCGTGCGAATGCGCTGCATGATCTTCTTGATCGCGAAGTACTGTTGGTAGCGGCAGATTTTTTTGACGCTGCCTTCGAAGAGAATAAAATGTCCCGTCAAATCCAGCAACCGCTCCGGCCTCGCCAGCCAATAGAGGTACTGATCCTGCACATTCGTCACTTGTGGCAATGCCGCCCGCGCCAGCAATTCCGCGCGTTGCAGTGGCGTGCAGTCCGCGTACAGGCGCTGCGCGAGCTTGGGATCCAAGGGTTGATTCACCAGGGATTCGATCAGCGCTTCCTCTTTTTCCTGTTCCTTTTGCCGCGTTGCTTCCGTGGCGCCTGCAAACCGTTCCCGCCAAGTCGCCCAAAATTCCTCCTTGGTATCGGTCGTCGCATAACTCGCCACGGTCGTCGCCAGCCCCAGCAACAACTGCGAATACACATACAGCGGCCGAATCCCGTCTTCTTGCTGATTGCGCAGGTGTTGGGAAATCGACGAACTGATGGACCCTGCCTTGTCGGGGCGTTTGCATTCGATGACGCAAAGCGGGATGCCGTTCACAAACAGCACGATATCGGGCCGGTAGGTATCTTGGCGACCGCTCCGGGCCACCGCGAATTCCGTGGTCACATGAAAGGAATTCCGCTCGGGATGTTCCCAGTCGATATAATGCAGGGTATGGCTTTTTTTATCGTCGCCGACCGTTTGTTCGAGGGCTTTGCCGTAGCGCAGCAATTCCCAGGCCTTTTTGTTGGCGACCGTCGTGCCCTCGTGCAGGGGCATGTCTTTCAGGGCTTGCACCGCATTGCTGAGGTTGGCCTCCGAAAACTTGACCGCCTTGCGTCCGCTGCCCGGCTGAATCTCATTGATCCGGTCCAATGCCTCCCGCAAAATGCCCTCCAGCAAAACCTTGGTCGTCTTGCCCTCCCGCTGCGCCAACGCCTCCACCGGACTGAGATAGGTATAACCCAGCTTGACAAGCAGCGCCAAAGCGGGGTATTTGCTGATCAGATCTTCTTGGAAGGAGGGGGCATGGTTATTTTCTTACGAATGGTTGACCTAGTAGGAACTATGCGAATTTCTTAGTTTCCAATTTCCAGTGCCGTCAGAGATTGGAAGATATGTATTGGGAAAGGCGGAATTGATAGCATCGAGGACCAGCGGGTAATTGGCAAATCTTTGAATCCAAAACGAATAAAACCCATGGCCTAGCGCAGTCTTTGCGATTAATTGGGCGGTGACAGTTGTCGGCGCTTCCTGCCAATCCTCTAAGCAAGTTTGGATAATACCAAAGACTTCAATGCCGAATAATCCATCGACTGTCTCGGTCCGTGGGTTCTTTCCAGAGTGGGCAATTCGGTTCAGCCCCATTAAGTTGATCGTTGCTTCAGCTTTAGCACTGATCGCAGGATGCAAATGGTATGCAGGCTCGATGACCTTGACTTCAGAATAATCGAAGGCATGAATCGTATTGTCGATATCAGCCGCCATAGATAGCCTCGGCGCGATGTATTGCGATCTGTCTTGATCCCGTTGCAGTATCGGCAACTCAATAGGAAATTGTTCCAGTCCAATTCGTTACCGCCGTGGTTCACAGGATGGACGTGCTCTACCTCGATCATATTGGTGACGCGCATCTCGCAATAGGCACAATACCACCCAATACGTCCTGCAAGGTCGTTTCTCGCATCATGGTAGTCCTTGTACTGCCTCGGTGATGCCCCTTTTTCGATACACCTCATGACTTATCGAGTTTAGATTCGGCCATCATGCGTTTTTGTTCTAGAAAGGCTGTGTAGGCCATATTGGGAGTAGAGGCTCTTCCGAGGAGGTTCAAGCGCTCCCGAATCGCATTCAGTTCCTCTGAGGAGTATCGGGATGGAGTCTACTGAGCAGGTCAAAATATTCTTTGGCGGACAGATACATATTTTTCTTTTCGCTGCTCCAAGCAGGAGTCAGGCACTCCTTGTAAGTATTCAGCTACATCTTCAAAACTATATTCATCAGCTCCACCAATAGAGACAGTTCCCTTTCCTTGAATGCGATACAATTCCCCCTCAGCAGTCTCTTGAATCACAAAAGGGAGTGCGTCGAAGCCACAAATTGAATTTTGGGAATGTTTCCTTTAGCTGCCTCACGATCAACTTTTGCCAAGCTGGATGCAGGTGCAGGTCAATTTCGTCAATGAGAACGTGCCTTCCAGTCAATGTTGGGGCATCCGCGCCGAAATGCCGGATTGAGCGTCACGCAGGCGCCAAGCCAAATCGGCAAACATCGCCAGAAGGTTGCGATAACCATCGCTCAAATAGGAAAAAGGAATTTCGTCCCCATTTTGAAAAACAATGTAGAGTGTTTGTATTTTGTCTGAGTCAAACACCCATTTCATTCGCTCTACCCCTGGTATATTGGCTACGATCACGGCTTCTACACAGTCCAATTGAAAGGTCGACTTACCAGTGATACGCATATCAGCATATTTTCCCTCAAACCACTGCAACAGCTTTCTAAAGGTCGGTTTGGCCTCAAGCGCATCGTGGTAGCCACGGAAACGTGAAGGCAGGGCATCCAAAGAATTCCCATTTCCATCCAACACTTTTGCGTCTTCTGTTTCGTCTTCCCAAAGGCGAGAAGTAGCGTAAAAGGCTATTGCTGGCAATGCAATTTTCTCGGTTCTCCGTGGATCACCGATGTCGTCTAGAAGTTGAGATGCATAGTCAAAGAGCGCGTTGATATGATGAA
This is a stretch of genomic DNA from Bacteroidota bacterium. It encodes these proteins:
- a CDS encoding M48 family metallopeptidase → MAVIVTAPRGAAMDKIEEKLRKRAPWILQQQRFFLGFHPRTAPKQFVSGESHLYLGRQLRLQVTEGKRNAVEYAGGHLQVTCKSKSKAAQLVQDWYRLRAKLKFAEIAEPWIQRFAAYGVAPTGLYLQNMPLRWGSCTPKGKIILNPELIKAPKPCIEYVIVHELCHLVHHDHTAAFVALQTREMPDWEKWKAKLERMLA
- a CDS encoding type I restriction endonuclease subunit R yields the protein MISKYPALALLVKLGYTYLSPVEALAQREGKTTKVLLEGILREALDRINEIQPGSGRKAVKFSEANLSNAVQALKDMPLHEGTTVANKKAWELLRYGKALEQTVGDDKKSHTLHYIDWEHPERNSFHVTTEFAVARSGRQDTYRPDIVLFVNGIPLCVIECKRPDKAGSISSSISQHLRNQQEDGIRPLYVYSQLLLGLATTVASYATTDTKEEFWATWRERFAGATEATRQKEQEKEEALIESLVNQPLDPKLAQRLYADCTPLQRAELLARAALPQVTNVQDQYLYWLARPERLLDLTGHFILFEGSVKKICRYQQYFAIKKIMQRIRTVHGGRRRGGVVWHTQGSGKSLTMVMLAQLIAQTVSNPKIVLVTDRVELDEQITDTFGRIDKGFVRNAKTGNELVELLQSPGDAVVTTVINKFEAAVNRLSTPLTSPDIFVLIDEGHRTQYGSFNVKMQQVLPNACFLAFTGTPLVKAEKNTAQHFGGIIDSYTVMQAVEDKAVVPIVYEGRHALQDVNQGALDRGFHQVMEDAPEVDSVEMRKKFSRSDMVNKTEQRIHAIVRDISRHYSSNWGSNRTGGREGFKGMVVCPDRHTAVLYKEAFDLVGKVTTEIVMSAVDDREGNDDINSGPSDKVVAYWKKVVDRYGRDQKTIETDIRQRFKTQDDPELLIVVDKLLTGFDEPKVIVMYLCRKLRGHTLLQAIARVNRVAPGKDYGFVVDYDGVIEELYAAMQQYAYEGEYNKEDLQGTFNELSQEWQQLRSAHAELKELFKILRNPLDVTAHLQLLADEARRMEFYEKFNRYARLLKLAHCSLEWEETTPKPQKEVYAKDLKFYVELRNAAVNQYSDKPNYQQYERQLQKLLDQHVSTDEVIRLTELVSITDKKAFETELEKVTGAAAKAETIASRTTKYINENMDMDPAYYLRLSEMIRQTIAEYRAQRISELEYLERMKEFQQQALDRQTDDTPPPLRDHAVAQTFFREFGVSFEGRFTDASIKEKAMVALALAIDQIIQAHLVVDWKRNDDVQKRMVFEIGEYLIDQVRTAYGVKMSYEEIDGFAERCVEIAKHRYWRKRLVKSEKLPAFLCLTLRTFALFATLRLIGGGGQGIVISEK
- a CDS encoding HNH endonuclease, which codes for MRCIEKGASPRQYKDYHDARNDLAGRIGWYCAYCEMRVTNMIEVEHVHPVNHGGNELDWNNFLLSCRYCNGIKTDRNTSRRGYLWRLISTIRFMPSIILKSRSSSLHTICILRSVLKLKQRST
- a CDS encoding AAA family ATPase, with translation RIDRINIKNFRGIEDLTLDLNPRFNLLIGENGSGKTAILSALAVAVGPFISGMGVTSRIIEDSDLRYFKTSEGSFEYASLTEVSVENGFVNGGNLTWQRSRHGNKPTYLHHINALFDYASQLLDDIGDPRRTEKIALPAIAFYATSRLWEDETEDAKVLDGNGNSLDALPSRFRGYHDALEAKPTFRKLLQWFEGKYADMRITGKSTFQLDCVEAVIVANIPGVERMKWVFDSDKIQTLYIVFQNGDEIPFSYLSDGYRNLLAMFADLAWRLRDAQSGISARMPQH